GCGTTCTCGCCGCCGACCTCCTTCAGCAGACGGTGAATCAACTTCTGATCGACTTGAATCGGAACCGAGTCCTTGCCGCCTCCGTAGACGACAGCCGGCAGTAGACCCGCCTTGCGCAAGCGCCGGTTCGGCCCGGTTCCCGTTTGTTCTCTCCGTTGAACTTCCAATGTCAGTTCGTCCATGACGACTCCTCGCGGCGGGCTCAGACAAAAAGCGAGCTCACCGAACTGTTGGTGTGAATCCTCTGTATAGCCTCCGAGAGCAGCGGAGCTACCGAAAACGGTTTCAGTTTCGAACAGCGCTCGAGCTTGTCCTCGAGCGGTGTCGTATTGGTGATCAGAACGGACTCGACCGCCGAGTCCATCAAACGGTCGATGGCCGGCCCGGACAGCACTGCGTGGACGCCGGCCGCGAAGATCCGCCGAGCACCCTCTTTGTGCAGGGCTTCGATCGATTTGTACAACGTTCCGGCGGTATCGATGATGTCGTCCAGGATCAAGACATTCTTGCCCTCGACCTCGCCGATGATGTGCCGGACCTCGGCCTCGTTCGCCGCCACCCGCCGTTTGTCAATAATGGCCAATCCCGCTTGCAGCCGCTTGGCGATCGCCCGGGCGCGCTCTACGCCTCCCGCGTCCGGAGACACGATCACCAGGTCGGGCATCTCGAGGGCCCGAATCGCCTCCAGGATCACGGGAGCAGCAAAGAGATGATCGACGGGCACGTCAAAGAAACCTTGGATCTGCGCCGCGTGCAGATCCATCGTCAGAATCCGGTCTGCCCCGGCGCTGGAGAGAAGATCCGCAACGAGCTTGGCGGTGATCGGCACTCGCGGCTTGTCCTTCTTGTCCTGCCGGGCGTAGCCGTAGTAGGGGACCACCGCGGTGACCCGGAACGCGGACGCTCGCTTCAGAGCATCCATGATGATCAGCAACTCCATCAGATTCTCGTTCACCGGCGTGCAGGTGGGCTGAACTACGAAGATGTCGCCGCCGCGAACGTTTTCGTCGATCTGGCAGAAGATCTCGCCGTCGGAGAAGTTGTAGAGGTCGGCCTTGCCCAGGGGTATCTGGAGGCACTCCGCGATCTCCCTCGACAGACTCGGGTGGGCACCGCCGCTGAAGATCTTCAGTTCACCGTACATCGGGCTCTATCCATTTGGTTTGTCCAGAACATGCTGAAACTGGAAATCGTGACATTGGCTGGGGCGGCAGGATTCGAACCTGCGAATGCCGGATCCAAAGTCCGGTGCCTTACCACTTGGCGACGCCCCAGTAGTCCTTGCGAGTTTGCCATAGCTCGGCAGCACGCTCGTCAGCGCTCTCCTAGGTGCCCCAAAAGGAATCGCGCAGATGGAGCTCCGTCACTTCCTCCAGCGACTTGTCGGCGCCCTCCCCGCCGGCGGAGTCATCTTCGCCTTCCCCGGGAGCGTCGCCGTCGACCTTCCGGGCGCTGGGCTGAGGCTCAACCTCTGGTCGGCTCTCCGGTTTGGGTACAGATTCCGACTCGACGACCGGCGGTTCGACCGCTTCGACCTCGGCCGCAACCGGCTCTCTCCTCCTGGGCTCGGAGCGAGGCTTCTCGACCTCCCCACCACCGGTGGGGCGAGCCTTGACCTGGGGCTCCGCTTCCGAGGTCCCCGCGAGCTCCCCTTCGTAAGCCGCAAGGATCTCCATCTCCATGGCCTGGCGGGTTTCGTTGTTGAGCGGATGGGCGATGTCCTTGAACTTGCCGTTGCGCTTCCGACGGCTGGGCATGCTGATGAAGAAGCCCTCTTTCCCCTTGATGACCTTGATGTCGTTCACCATGAAGCACTCGTCGAGAACGATCGAGATGAACGCCTTGAGCTTCTCCTCGCGCACCGGGAAAACCTTGATGTCTGTAATTCTCATCGACCTCTCCATCTCGCGAGCCAGCCGCAGCACACCCTGGAGAACCCTCCAGCATCCCCGGAAACCCTGCTGTGACTTGCGTTTTATGGTCTGGCAAAAAAGAGCGCAGGCCGGCCGCCCGTGCCACCGCTCCAATAGCGGCTCATGGTAGCAAACCGTGGCCGAAATTCAATGCCCATCTGCGGCATTCTCGGCCGGAGTCGGCCAATCCTCACAGCCGATCTCGATGTGGTCGGGCGTCAGGGCAAGCGGAGGAATCTCCCCGATCATGGGCTCTCCGGCCACCCGTCTCCATCGCAGCTGGGTGCCGGCACGATGGGAGAGCACTCCTTGGCCGGCGGCCTCCTGAAGCCACCACAGCCAGGGCGCGCCCGCTTGCCAAACCGTCCATCTTGAGAGCCGTGCCCCGGTGACGGCCACGGTCCAGCGACGACCCTGGCGATCCCGGTATTCTCCTTCGGAGGCACCCGGCTCGAGTCCTCCGGGCAACCTGCCCAGCAGAATCGCCGGCAGCTCTCTGATCGGCAGCGTTTCCAAAGCCATCTCTGGAATCCTGATCTCGCCGTCGCTCACGCAGAACAAATCCTGGCGGTCATCGACCAGGACGGTACCGGTAGGACCCGCTGCGATTCGCCAGAGTCCCCGGCCAAATCGGTCCCGGGTCTCGACCAGATAGCGGTCGGCACTTTCGAGTTTCAGAACGAGCCGGAAAGCTCCGGAGCCCGCCTGG
The sequence above is drawn from the bacterium genome and encodes:
- a CDS encoding ribose-phosphate pyrophosphokinase — encoded protein: MYGELKIFSGGAHPSLSREIAECLQIPLGKADLYNFSDGEIFCQIDENVRGGDIFVVQPTCTPVNENLMELLIIMDALKRASAFRVTAVVPYYGYARQDKKDKPRVPITAKLVADLLSSAGADRILTMDLHAAQIQGFFDVPVDHLFAAPVILEAIRALEMPDLVIVSPDAGGVERARAIAKRLQAGLAIIDKRRVAANEAEVRHIIGEVEGKNVLILDDIIDTAGTLYKSIEALHKEGARRIFAAGVHAVLSGPAIDRLMDSAVESVLITNTTPLEDKLERCSKLKPFSVAPLLSEAIQRIHTNSSVSSLFV
- the spoVG gene encoding septation regulator SpoVG, coding for MRITDIKVFPVREEKLKAFISIVLDECFMVNDIKVIKGKEGFFISMPSRRKRNGKFKDIAHPLNNETRQAMEMEILAAYEGELAGTSEAEPQVKARPTGGGEVEKPRSEPRRREPVAAEVEAVEPPVVESESVPKPESRPEVEPQPSARKVDGDAPGEGEDDSAGGEGADKSLEEVTELHLRDSFWGT